The segment AAGTGCCGCAGCACCCACGGCAAGGGTAGAACCAGTAAAAAATTGACGACGATTGGTATCTGGCAGATTCATGAATGCAACTCTCAAATGGGAAAGAAGTTTTTGTTACAGCATTTTTTACAAAATATTCGCTGAATTGGATCCGTATGAAACTTTTGCCGCAAACTGGCCAACTTGTACCCACGTGGGTTGGAACCGCTAAGATAGATTGTGAAGATTTGTTTAACTATCCGGTAGTTGTGCGGGCCTGAACCATGCGTGATCCGTTTTCGTGGTCGTTGCCGTTGTTTCGCGCGTTTGGCATTCAGGTGCGAATCCACATCATCTATATCATCCTGACGCTGGGGTTGATTCTGCGAGCATATTCGCAGGATCCCCACCATTGGCTCGATTTCGTGCTGATCTGGGTCGTCATGTTGTTTGTCATTATTCTGCTGCATGAATTCGGCCACTGTTTTGCCGCACGCCGCGTGAATGGAGATGCGGAAGAAATTCTGATGTGGCCCCTTGGTGGGCTGGCATATTGCAGTGTGCCCCATACTGCGCGGGCCAATCTGGTTACGGCGGTGGGTGGTCCGATGGTCAACGTCTGGATCTGCCTGGCTGCCACGGTGGCCCTGTTTATTGCAGGCTTTCTGCCACCGATGAACATTTTCCAGTCGCGGCAACTCTACCAGCCGGAACTTCATCATTGGAAAACAGGCACTACCGCACTGCCAGGGTTTGGTAACCTGGCCTACTTTGAGGATGCGAATACTGGAAAATTAATCCACTCTTATCAGTTATTTCAATTAGATGATGGTAGTCTGGTGGCGATGAAGGATTCCAAAGCCATTCGGGTAATTGAACCGGAGGAGGTGCGTTATCCCACCTGGGTACTCTGGACGGCCCGCCTGTTCTGGGTAAGCTGGATGCTGTTACTGTTTAATCTGCTGCCCGCCTTTCCGCTGGACGGAGGGCGGATTCTACAATGCCTGATCTGGGGCCGCACCGACGACTTCAAGCAGGCGACGACGATCGCCTGTTATGCTGGTTTTGCTACCGCCTTTCTATTTCTGTTGATTTCTTTCTGGTTAAATGAAACCATGCTGTTGGCACTGGGCATCTTTATTCTGATTACCTGTTATCAGCAGTTACGAATGCTGGAAATGGGTGGCTATCAGGAAGCGGGAGCCTTTGGTTATGATTTTTCCAAAGGGTATGGAGCGTTTGGAGCAGATGATGACCGCCCACGGAAAAAACGGGAAGGCTTTATCCGCCGCTGGGTGAAAGCCAAGCGGGAAAGGCGACTTCGGAAGGAAAAAGAGCAACAGGCGGCAGATGAAATCCGCCTGGATGAATTGCTGGAAAAAATCAGTCGAGAAGGAAAAGATTCACTGACTTCGGAAGAACGACGTTTTATGCAACGAATGAGCGATCGTAAGCGAGATCGAACCCGCGATAACAGTTAACCTTCTAGTTTATGACGGAGCACCATTGTGGTGCAGCACGTGCCTGACAACCACCAGCCGCCAAAACTCGCCACATGAAATCGAGAAAACCAGGTCCGCTCTACTGGCAAGTGCCACCTTCCGCCACACCTGAGGTGGGGCAATCTCCGGCACCAATTTCGATTATTGTGCGTGCCAAAACGTCCAAATCGCCCCCACCAACACTGTGGGTACTCTCTTCCGATGCCCTCTCCACCTTAACGCAATTCTGCCAGCAGGAACACGAAACAACCATTCTGCAGCTCGATTCTGCCTGGCTGCAGACTCACTCCGGTACCTGTCTGGTGCTGCGAACATCCCGCAATACAGCGGGATTTGCAATTTCCATGCCCCAACTGCAGCCATTTTGCTCGCATGCACGCTTTCCGAACTGTTTTCTGCCAGAACAATGCATTTGGCACCCCCACATCCGGCGGGAATACCTTCGGCAGTGGCTTGATCAGACTGACACGGTATTCTGGTGGGTATTTGATGCTGAAATCCGTCGCTGGGTGATGCACAGCATGCCCAATGAGGCCTTTCTGCCATTAGCACAGCGTGTGCAGCACCTGGTGCCCACCACGATCGTGCGGCCAGAATTCATGCCGGACCTCAATTTTTTCGAGTTGGCCAATTTTATCACCCACGTTCCCTCTACTGAAGGGCAGAAAAAGGAGAAAAGCAGCCAGAAAAATCAGGATGTGGTGGTGCCACTGAGTGCTACCAACGTTCCCGTGGTAACGCCCGGTGTGGTGCCAGTGATGGAGCCGGAGGTAACGGTGACCAAACTGAAGGTGCCGGAAAATGCCCACCGTCCATTACTGGAACAATTAACGGCACTGCAGACCACCTTTGTTGGGATTTCCGGCGATTACCACCATCCCGACCGTAAGGCACTGTGGGAACCACTTGCCCAGCTATATGCCGCCAATGCCATGTGGCCGGAAGCACGTTTATGCAGCACCAATGCTGCCTGGTTAACGCAGAACAGTGCATTTTTGCCAGCAGCGGAACTGGATGAAAATCCGGAAGACCATTGGATTTACGCCTGTGCAATGAATCAACAGCACGCACTGCCCGCACCCGACTTGGTCCGACTGCATCTGGAAGAGCGGGAGAATGCGTTGCCCGTACGGATGGTGTGGCTGGCCTGGAAAAATCTTGCCAGATCCACTGGTGATCTACTGCTTCTGACACGTGCCCGCGACCGCTTATTGGCAGAGATGATGGATCACGGGCTGGTGCGGAATCGTGATTTTCCAGCTTTTGTGACACGAGCTGCCTCGGTGAAAGACCCCACGACGATGGAATCGGACCGGATTTTTGGCATGATTGAACTTTGTCGAAACTGGGCTTCCGCTGGGAAAGTGCTGCACCGCGATCTGCTGATTCGCAATACCTTTGCTGTGACGATGGCCCAGGGGGGCAACATGCAGGTGGCGAACTGGCTGGATACATCGTTGCGCACTGATTTCACAAAAAATAAGGCCATGTTCAACCGTTCGCAGGAATGGCTGATGGCGGCATTTCGCGATCGCATGGAGTTATCGCAACAACAATTGGCCTACAGCACCCCATTGTCAGATTCACGGCGACTGGAAATTGATCAGCTCGATCAGTTAGTTGCTGAAAAAAAGAAACGTGGGCGTTACGATCGACCGGTAGAACCGTCACATGAACAGCGACGCCAGGCAGAACGCTATCTTCAGATGTCCCGGATCCTCGATCCATCCTACCATCAGGACCCATACCGCGACATGCGGAATCAGACCAGTGCGATTCGCCTGGCAATGTATCAGTTGCTTGCAGGTAGCCGAATTACCATTCCGGGCACACGTCATATGCCAAAGCACTCCACCGAAGCGTGGCTGGCATTGATCAAATCAACCGATTCCGAGCAAATGAAAATGATTTTGCTGGAACATGCACTGCCACAAGCAATACGATTAGGAGATCAGTTTTCTCTGGATCTGTTTCAGACAATCGATCGGCTGTTTAAGAATCTGCGTCGCACGTTCGACCATGTGGAAAACGCCCAGCGGGTGCATGTGCTCTGCTGGGGAATCGTGGTGGCAGCGCACTGGGACCGCAACGACTGGTTTCTGCCACTGATCCGTTATTTGAAAAAGCTGATTGCAGAAACCAAGGGTGAAATTGCCGCTCGGCTGGCATCGATGCTGCCCGTAAATATCTTCCGTTTCTGGACCCGCCTGGGGCACAAACAGGCTGCCATCGAACTGCTCGAACAATTATCTGAATTAGTGTTGCAAGGGCTGTCTGTTACAGAATTGTTACAAAAGTCTGGCTTGAACCGCACTGTGTATTATGCGGCGATGCTGAAACTGGCCGAAGGCTGGATTTATTTTGAGCAGGTGGGGAAAGCACGTGAAGTTCTGGCCCACGTGCGTGCAGAATTGCTCAGCGGTCTGGGGGCCAATCCGAGAACCCACAATCAGCTCACGGTCAGCTATTTGAATTGTCTGGTTCAGGACGAACCGGATATTGTGTACCATGATCTGCGGGAATTTTTTACTAAATTGCCCATCTGGGGTATGGCAGACGACTGTTATTACCTGGCAGTGGTGGAAGCCGTGGCACTGGGCATTTCTAACGAACAGTTTAATCTGAACCACCAGCTCAAACGGTGGGTGGATGAAGATGAAATGCAGATCCGCAAGCAAATTCAGCGAGATCTGCAGCACTTTTGATAAATCGTTCGTTCGACTCACATTCTTGATAAATTCAGTTGGCAAACAGACCATCTCTCAGACAGAATAATCTGTGTTGAACTTTTCGAAAGGGGGAAATTCATGCGATTGATATT is part of the Zavarzinella sp. genome and harbors:
- a CDS encoding site-2 protease family protein → MRDPFSWSLPLFRAFGIQVRIHIIYIILTLGLILRAYSQDPHHWLDFVLIWVVMLFVIILLHEFGHCFAARRVNGDAEEILMWPLGGLAYCSVPHTARANLVTAVGGPMVNVWICLAATVALFIAGFLPPMNIFQSRQLYQPELHHWKTGTTALPGFGNLAYFEDANTGKLIHSYQLFQLDDGSLVAMKDSKAIRVIEPEEVRYPTWVLWTARLFWVSWMLLLFNLLPAFPLDGGRILQCLIWGRTDDFKQATTIACYAGFATAFLFLLISFWLNETMLLALGIFILITCYQQLRMLEMGGYQEAGAFGYDFSKGYGAFGADDDRPRKKREGFIRRWVKAKRERRLRKEKEQQAADEIRLDELLEKISREGKDSLTSEERRFMQRMSDRKRDRTRDNS